From the genome of Delphinus delphis chromosome 8, mDelDel1.2, whole genome shotgun sequence, one region includes:
- the KLC2 gene encoding kinesin light chain 2 has product MATMVLPREEKLSQDEIVLGTKAVIQGLETLRGEHRALLAPLVAHEAGEAEPGSQERCVLLRRSLEAIELGLGEAQVILALSSHLGAVESEKQKLRAQVRRLVQENQWLREELAGTQQKLQRSEQAVAQLEEEKQHLLFMSQIRKLDEDTSASEEKGDVPKDSLDDLFPSEEEQSPAPSPGGGDVAAQHGGYEIPARLRTLHNLVIQYASQGRYEVAVPLCKQALEDLEKTSGHDHPDVATMLNILALVYRDQNKYKEAAHLLNDALAIREKTLGKDHPAVAATLNNLAVLYGKRGKYKEAEPLCKRALEIREKVLGKFHPDVAKQLSNLALLCQNQGKAEEVEYYYRRALEIYATRLGPDDPNVAKTKNNLASCYLKQGKYQDAETLYKEILTRAHEKEFGSVSGNNKPIWMHAEEREESKDKRRDSTPYGEYGSWYKACKVDSPTVNTTLRSLGALYRRQGKLEAAHTLEDCASRSRKQGLDPASQTKVVELLKDGSGGRGDRRGSRDMPAGAGARSEADLEEAGPAAEWSGDGSGSLRRSGSFGKLRDALRRSSEMLVKKLQGGGPQEPPNPRMKRASSLNFLNKSVEEPVQPGGTGLSDSRTLSSSSMDLSRRSSLVG; this is encoded by the exons ATGGCCACGATGGTGCTTCCTCGGGAGGAGAAGCTGAGCCAGGATGAGATCGTGCTGGGCACCAAGGCCGTTATCCAAGGGCTAGAGACCCTGCGCGGGGAGCATCGTGCCCTTCTCGCTCCCCTCGTCGCTCATGAAGCTGGTGAGGCAGAGCCCGGCTCACAGGAGCGCTGTGTCCTCCTGCGCCGCTCCCTGGAGGCCATCgaactggggctgggggaggcccaG GTGATCTTGGCGCTGTCGAGCCACCTGGGGGCCGTAGAGTCGGAGAAGCAGAAGCTGCGGGCTCAGGTACGGCGCCTGGTGCAGGAGAACCAGTGGCTGCGGGAGGAGCTGGCAGGGACGCAGCAGAAGCTGCAGCGCAGCGAGCAGGCCGTGGCCCAGCTCGAGGAGGAAAAGCAGCACTTGCTGTTCATGAGCCAGATCCGCAAGCTGGACGAGGACACGTCCGCCAGC gaggagaagggggacGTCCCCAAAGACTCTCTGGATGACCTGTTCCCCAGTGAGGAGGAGCAGAGCCCAG cccccagccctggaggaggagacGTGGCTGCCCAGCACGGGGGCTATGAAATCCCAGCACGGCTCCGCACCCTGCACAATCTGGTGATCCAGTACGCCTCTCAGGGCCGCTATGAGGTGGCCGTGCCACTCTGCAAGCAGGCCCTCGAGGACCTGGAGAAGACGTCAGGCCATGACCACCCTGACGTGGCCACCATGCTGAACATCCTGGCGCTGGTCTATCG ggACCAAAACAAGTACAAGGAGGCTGCACACCTGCTCAATGATGCCCTGGCCATCCGCGAGAAGACGCTGGGCAAGGACCACCCAGCT gtggctGCGACACTGAACAACCTGGCGGTCCTGTATGGCAAGCGGGGCAAGTACAAGGAGGCTGAGCCCCTCTGCAAGCGGGCACTGGAGATCCGGGAGAAG GTTCTGGGCAAGTTTCATCCAGACGTGGCCAAGCAGCTGAGCAACCTGGCcctgctgtgccagaaccagggCAAAGCCGAGGAGGTGGAATACTACTACCGGCGGGCACTGGAGATCTACGCCACACGCCTTGGGCCTGACGACCCCAACGTGGCCAAGACCAAGAACAACCTG GCCTCCTGCTACCTGAAACAGGGCAAGTACCAGGATGCAGAGACCCTGTACAAGGAGATCCTCACCCGCGCTCATGAGAAGGAGTTCGGCTCTGTCAGCG GGAACAACAAGCCCATCTGGATGCACGCAGAGGAACGGGAGGAGAGCAAG GATAAGCGCCGGGACAGCACCCCCTATGGGGAATATGGCAGCTGGTACAAGGCCTGTAAAGTAGACAG CCCCACGGTCAACACCACGTTGCGCAGCTTGGGGGCCCTGTACCGGCGCCAGGGCAAGCTAGAAGCCGCGCACACGCTGGAGGACTGCGCCAGCCGCAGCCGCAAGCAG GGCCTGGACCCTGCAAGCCAGACCAAGGTGGTGGAGCTGCTGAAAGACGGCAGCGGTGGGCGCGGAGACCGCCGTGGCAGCCGAGACATGCCCGCGGGTGCCGGGGCTCGGTCTGAGGCTGACCTCGAGGAGGCAGGGCCTGCAGCCGAGTGGAGCGGA GACGGCAGCGGCTCCTTGCGGCGCAGTGGCTCCTTCGGGAAGCTCCGAGATGCCCTGAGGCGCAGCAGTGAGATGCTGGTGAAGAAGCTGCAGGGTGGTGGCCCCCAGGAGCCCCCAAACCCCAG GATGAAGCGGGCCAGTTCCCTCAACTTCCTCAACAAAAGTGTGGAAGAGCCAGTCCAG cctgGAGGCACAGGTCTCTCTGATAGCCGCACCCTCAGCTCCAGCTCCATGGACCTCTCCCGACGAAGCTCCCTTGTGGGCTAA
- the RAB1B gene encoding ras-related protein Rab-1B, whose amino-acid sequence MNPEYDYLFKLLLIGDSGVGKSCLLLRFADDTYTESYISTIGVDFKIRTIELDGKTIKLQIWDTAGQERFRTITSSYYRGAHGIIVVYDVTDQESYANVKQWLQEIDRYASENVNKLLVGNKSDLTTKKVVDNTTAKEFADSLGIPFLETSAKNATNVEQAFMTMAAEIKKRMGPGAASGGERPNLKIDSTPVKQAGGGCC is encoded by the exons ATGAACCCCGAATA TGACTACCTATTTAAGCTGCTTTTGATTGGTGACTCGGGCGTGGGCAAGTCCTGCCTGCTCCTGCGGTTTGCT GATGACACATACACAGAGAGCTACATCAGCACCATCGGGGTGGACTTCAAGATCCGAACCATTGAGCTGGATGGCAAAACCATCAAACTTCAGATC TGGGACACAGCTGGTCAGGAACGGTTCCGGACCATCACTTCCAGCTACTACCGGGGGGCTCACGGCATCATCGTGGTGTACGACGTCACCGACCAG GAATCCTATGCCAACGTGAAGCAGTGGCTACAGGAGATCGACCGCTATGCCAGCGAGAATGTCAATAAGCTCCTGGTGGGCAACAAGAGCGACCTCACCACCAAGAAGGTGGTGGATAACACCACAGCCAAG GAGTTTGCAGATTCTCTGGGCATCCCCTTCCTGGAGACGAGTGCCAAGAATGCTACCAATGTCGAGCAGGCGTTCATGACCATGGCTGCTGAGATCAAAAAGCGGATGGGGCCTGGGGCAGCGTCAGGGGGTGAGCGGCCCAACCTCAAGATTGACAGCACCCCTGTGAAGCAGGCTGGTGGCGGCTGTTGCTAG